One genomic window of Streptomyces sp. WP-1 includes the following:
- a CDS encoding 3-hydroxybutyryl-CoA dehydrogenase — MSGRFARVGVVGGGRMGAGIAEVCARAGLDTVVCEADAVAARAARDRVAGSLEQAVRRGKLAETEARDALARIVFSGGLDELADRQLVIEAVTENADAKTEVFAALDKIVADPAAVLATNTSSLPVMRLGMATSRADRVVGLHFFNPVPVLPLVEVVASLHTSARTVTEVETFATEVLGKTVVHAKDRAGFVVNALLVPYLLAAIRMAESGFASAGDIDAGMEQGCAHPMGPLRLADLIGLDTVAAIAESLYDEFHEPLYAPPPLLRRMVEAGLLGRKSGRGFHVYGQG, encoded by the coding sequence ATGAGCGGGCGCTTCGCACGCGTCGGAGTGGTCGGCGGCGGCCGGATGGGCGCGGGCATCGCCGAGGTGTGCGCGCGGGCCGGTCTGGACACGGTGGTCTGCGAGGCCGACGCGGTGGCCGCCCGCGCGGCCCGGGACCGGGTGGCGGGCTCGCTCGAACAGGCGGTACGGCGGGGCAAGCTGGCCGAGACCGAGGCCCGGGACGCCCTCGCGCGCATCGTCTTCAGCGGCGGTCTCGACGAGTTGGCCGACCGGCAGCTCGTGATCGAGGCCGTGACCGAGAACGCGGACGCCAAGACCGAGGTGTTCGCCGCGCTCGACAAGATCGTGGCGGACCCGGCGGCGGTGCTGGCCACCAACACCTCGTCGCTGCCCGTGATGCGGCTCGGGATGGCCACCTCCCGCGCGGACCGGGTCGTCGGACTGCACTTCTTCAACCCGGTGCCGGTGCTGCCGCTGGTGGAGGTGGTCGCCTCGCTGCACACCTCGGCGCGGACCGTGACCGAGGTGGAGACCTTCGCCACCGAGGTGCTCGGCAAGACGGTCGTGCACGCCAAGGACCGGGCCGGCTTCGTCGTCAACGCGCTGCTGGTGCCGTACCTGCTGGCCGCGATCCGGATGGCGGAGTCCGGGTTCGCCTCGGCCGGTGACATCGACGCGGGGATGGAGCAGGGCTGCGCCCACCCGATGGGACCGCTGCGGCTCGCCGACCTGATCGGCCTCGACACCGTCGCCGCGATCGCGGAGTCGCTGTACGACGAGTTCCACGAACCCCTCTACGCCCCGCCCCCGCTGCTGCGGCGGATGGTCGAGGCGGGGCTGCTGGGCCGCAAGAGCGGCCGGGGGTTCCACGTGTACGGCCAGGGCTGA
- the metE gene encoding 5-methyltetrahydropteroyltriglutamate--homocysteine S-methyltransferase: MTTKSAAAAARATVYGYPRQGANRELKKAIEGYWKGRVSADELRATAAELRGTAWRRLAEAGLHEVPSGDFSYYDHVLDTSVMVGAIPDRHRAAVAADPLDGYFAMARGTQEVAPLEMTKWFDTNYHYLVPELGPDTVFTADSAKQVAELTEALALGLSARPVLVGPVTYLLLAKPAPGVPADFEPLTLLDRLLPVYAEVLADLRAAGADWVQLDEPALVQDRTPAELNAAERAYRDLGALTDRPRLLVASYFDRLGEALPVLAKAPVEGLALDFTEAAARNLDALAAVGGLPGKRLVAGVVNGRNVWVDDLEKSLATLGTLLGLADRVDVSASCSLLHVPLDAAAEHDIDPQIRRWLAFAEQKTAELATLAKGLTLGTDAIAAELSANRADLASRAGSALTHDPAVRARAAAVTEADARRSQPYAERAAAQRARLGLPLLPTTTIGSFPQTGELRAARADLRAGRIDTAGYEERVRAEIREVIAFQEKAGLDVLVHGEAERNDMVQYFAEQLTGYLATQHGWVQSYGTRYVRPPILAGDISRPGPMTVRWTSYAQSLTDRPVKGMLTGPVTMLAWSFVRDDQPLGDTARQVALALRDEVDDLEHAGTSVIQVDEPALRETLPLRAADRPAYLDWATEAFRLSTCGVRPDTQIHTHMCYAEFGDIVRAIDDLDADVISLEAARSHMQVARELAAHGYSREAGPGVYDIHSPRVPSAEEAAGLLRTGLGAIPAERLWVNPDCGLKTRGWPETRESLENLVAAARTVRAELAGA; this comes from the coding sequence GTGACCACGAAGTCCGCAGCCGCGGCGGCACGGGCCACCGTGTACGGCTACCCCCGCCAGGGGGCGAACCGGGAACTGAAGAAGGCGATCGAGGGCTACTGGAAGGGCCGCGTCAGCGCTGACGAACTGCGGGCGACCGCAGCCGAGTTGCGCGGCACCGCCTGGCGCCGGCTCGCCGAGGCCGGTCTGCACGAGGTGCCGTCCGGCGACTTCTCGTACTACGACCATGTCCTGGACACCAGCGTCATGGTCGGCGCGATCCCCGACCGGCACCGGGCGGCCGTCGCCGCCGATCCGCTGGACGGCTACTTCGCGATGGCCCGCGGCACCCAGGAGGTGGCGCCGCTGGAGATGACCAAGTGGTTCGACACCAATTACCACTATCTGGTACCCGAGTTGGGGCCGGACACGGTGTTCACGGCCGACTCCGCCAAGCAGGTCGCGGAGCTGACCGAGGCCCTCGCCCTCGGGCTGAGCGCCCGCCCGGTGCTGGTGGGCCCGGTGACCTATCTGCTGCTGGCCAAGCCCGCGCCCGGGGTGCCCGCCGACTTCGAGCCGCTGACCCTGCTGGACCGGCTGCTGCCGGTGTACGCCGAGGTCCTCGCCGACCTGCGGGCGGCCGGCGCCGACTGGGTGCAGCTCGATGAGCCCGCCCTCGTCCAGGACCGCACCCCGGCCGAGCTGAACGCCGCCGAGCGCGCCTACCGCGATCTCGGCGCCCTCACCGACCGGCCCAGGCTGCTGGTGGCGTCCTACTTCGACCGGCTCGGCGAGGCCCTGCCGGTGCTCGCGAAGGCGCCGGTGGAGGGCCTGGCCCTGGACTTCACCGAGGCCGCCGCCCGGAACCTGGACGCGCTGGCCGCCGTCGGCGGGCTGCCCGGCAAGCGGCTGGTCGCGGGCGTCGTCAACGGCCGCAACGTCTGGGTCGACGACCTGGAGAAGTCCCTGGCCACCCTCGGCACCCTGCTGGGCCTGGCCGACCGGGTCGACGTCTCGGCCTCCTGCTCCCTGCTGCACGTCCCCCTCGACGCGGCCGCCGAGCACGACATCGACCCGCAGATCCGGCGCTGGCTCGCCTTCGCCGAGCAGAAGACGGCGGAACTCGCCACGCTGGCCAAGGGCCTCACCCTCGGCACGGACGCCATCGCCGCGGAGCTGTCCGCGAACCGGGCCGACCTCGCCTCCCGGGCCGGTTCCGCCCTCACCCACGACCCTGCCGTGCGCGCCCGCGCCGCCGCCGTCACCGAGGCCGATGCCCGCCGCTCCCAGCCGTACGCCGAGCGCGCCGCCGCCCAGCGCGCCCGGCTGGGGCTGCCCCTGCTGCCCACGACGACGATCGGCTCGTTCCCGCAGACCGGTGAACTGCGCGCCGCTCGCGCCGACTTGCGGGCGGGCCGGATCGACACCGCCGGGTACGAGGAGCGCGTGCGGGCCGAGATCCGGGAGGTGATCGCCTTCCAGGAGAAGGCCGGGCTCGACGTCCTGGTGCACGGCGAGGCCGAACGCAACGACATGGTCCAGTACTTCGCCGAACAGCTCACCGGCTACCTCGCCACCCAGCACGGCTGGGTCCAGTCGTACGGCACCCGGTACGTGCGGCCGCCGATCCTGGCCGGCGACATCTCCCGCCCCGGTCCGATGACGGTCCGCTGGACGTCGTACGCCCAGTCGCTCACGGACCGCCCGGTCAAGGGCATGCTCACCGGTCCGGTCACCATGCTCGCCTGGTCCTTCGTCCGCGACGACCAGCCCCTCGGGGACACCGCGCGGCAGGTCGCCCTCGCGCTGCGGGACGAGGTCGACGACCTTGAGCACGCGGGGACTTCGGTGATCCAGGTGGACGAGCCCGCGCTGCGCGAGACGCTGCCACTGCGCGCCGCCGACCGGCCCGCGTACCTGGACTGGGCGACCGAGGCGTTCCGGCTGAGCACCTGCGGGGTGCGCCCGGACACCCAGATCCACACCCATATGTGCTACGCCGAGTTCGGTGACATCGTGCGCGCCATCGACGATCTCGACGCCGATGTCATCAGCCTGGAGGCGGCCCGCTCCCATATGCAGGTCGCCCGCGAACTGGCCGCCCACGGCTATTCACGCGAGGCCGGTCCTGGTGTCTACGACATCCACTCCCCGCGCGTCCCGAGCGCCGAGGAGGCGGCCGGGCTGCTGCGCACGGGGCTCGGCGCCATCCCGGCCGAGCGGCTGTGGGTCAACCCCGACTGCGGCCTGAAGACCCGTGGCTGGCCGGAGACCCGTGAGTCCCTGGAGAACCTGGTCGCGGCCGCGCGCACGGTCCGCGCGGAGCTGGCCGGAGCCTGA
- a CDS encoding SDR family NAD(P)-dependent oxidoreductase: MTSATQSRRWDVHRLPSAEGRTFLVTGGDAGIGYFTAEQLAATGAVVVLGSRDGAKVEAAMASTRSRVPVVRVRHLRLDLADLSSLRAGVDGLDLDRLDAVVHNAGVALDDPPRRETADGHELMFGTNHLGHFALTRWLVPLLSAAPAGRVVTVGSFAARSERLDLGDLQSTRDYRPKRTYGRSKPAQMCFGFELDRRLRAAGSTVLSVVARPGGALDSLTPSRPPVHRTTPGERLRALPAALLAQGKDAGAWPVVRAVLDPQVRGGELWGPRAFGLRGMPRSEPVPSHMADPAVAAQLWAAGEELTGTARRPGPA; this comes from the coding sequence GTGACTTCCGCGACTCAGAGCCGCCGATGGGACGTTCACCGGCTGCCGTCCGCCGAGGGCCGGACCTTCCTGGTCACCGGGGGCGACGCCGGGATCGGCTACTTCACGGCGGAGCAGCTCGCCGCCACCGGCGCCGTCGTCGTGCTCGGCAGCCGGGACGGCGCGAAGGTGGAGGCCGCCATGGCCTCGACCCGTTCGCGCGTCCCCGTCGTGCGGGTACGGCACCTTCGGCTGGACCTCGCCGACCTGTCGTCCCTGAGGGCGGGCGTGGACGGGCTGGACCTCGATCGGCTCGACGCGGTGGTGCACAACGCGGGGGTCGCGCTCGACGACCCGCCGCGCCGGGAGACCGCGGACGGCCACGAGCTGATGTTCGGCACCAACCATCTCGGCCACTTCGCGCTGACCCGGTGGCTGGTACCGCTGCTGTCCGCGGCGCCGGCGGGCCGCGTGGTGACGGTGGGCAGCTTCGCGGCGCGCTCCGAGCGACTGGACCTCGGCGACCTGCAGTCCACCCGGGACTACCGGCCCAAGCGTACGTACGGCCGCTCGAAGCCGGCGCAGATGTGTTTCGGCTTCGAACTGGACCGCCGACTGCGTGCCGCCGGCAGCACGGTGCTCAGTGTGGTGGCCCGCCCCGGGGGCGCGCTGGACTCCCTCACCCCGTCCCGCCCGCCGGTCCACCGGACGACACCCGGCGAGCGGCTTCGCGCCCTGCCCGCCGCTCTCTTGGCGCAGGGCAAGGACGCCGGGGCGTGGCCCGTCGTGCGTGCCGTCCTCGACCCACAGGTGCGGGGAGGGGAGCTGTGGGGGCCGAGGGCCTTCGGGCTGCGGGGCATGCCGCGGTCCGAGCCCGTCCCCTCCCATATGGCCGATCCGGCCGTCGCCGCTCAGCTGTGGGCCGCCGGCGAGGAGCTGACCGGCACCGCCCGCCGGCCCGGTCCCGCGTAG
- a CDS encoding bifunctional 2-methylcitrate synthase/citrate synthase, which produces MTIHRGLAGVVVDTTEISTVIQDTNSLTYRGYPVQDLAARRSFEEVAYLLWYGELPDAGQLREFQARERALRPLDRTTAELLARLPETCHPMDVLRTAVSFFGAEDPTEDDGSLAAHRAKSLTLLARLPAVVAADQRRRRGLAPIPPDPDLGYAENFFHMCFGTVPDPETVRCFEISLVLYAEHSFNASTFTARVVTSTLSDLYSAVTAAVGALKGPLHGGANEAVMHMLEEIGDPDRAEEWLDRALADKRKIMGFGHRVYKDGDSRVPLMQGALDRLVARAADPDTTRLATLHTALRNAMLQRKGIHPNLDYPAGLAYHLMGFDIPAFTPIFVMSRITGWTAHITEQLAHNALIRPLASYAGPGRRAVPVSSSPAAHS; this is translated from the coding sequence ATGACCATCCATCGCGGACTCGCCGGTGTCGTCGTCGACACCACCGAGATCTCCACCGTCATCCAGGACACCAACTCCCTGACCTACCGCGGCTATCCGGTCCAGGACCTGGCCGCCCGCCGCTCCTTCGAGGAGGTCGCGTACCTGCTCTGGTACGGCGAACTCCCCGACGCCGGCCAACTGCGGGAGTTCCAGGCCCGGGAGCGCGCCCTGCGCCCGCTCGACCGCACCACCGCCGAACTGCTGGCCCGGCTCCCCGAGACCTGCCACCCGATGGACGTACTGCGCACCGCCGTCAGCTTCTTCGGCGCCGAGGACCCGACGGAGGACGACGGCAGCCTCGCCGCCCACCGCGCCAAGTCCCTGACCCTGCTGGCGAGACTCCCCGCCGTGGTCGCCGCCGACCAGCGCCGCCGACGCGGCCTCGCCCCCATTCCGCCCGACCCGGACCTCGGGTACGCGGAGAACTTCTTCCACATGTGCTTCGGCACGGTGCCCGACCCCGAGACGGTCCGCTGCTTCGAGATCTCCCTCGTCCTGTACGCCGAACACAGCTTCAACGCCTCGACGTTCACCGCCCGCGTCGTCACCTCCACCCTCTCCGACCTCTACAGCGCGGTCACCGCCGCCGTCGGCGCCCTCAAGGGCCCGCTGCACGGCGGCGCCAACGAGGCCGTGATGCACATGCTGGAGGAGATCGGCGACCCGGACCGCGCCGAGGAATGGCTGGACCGGGCCCTCGCCGACAAGCGGAAGATCATGGGCTTCGGCCACCGCGTCTACAAGGACGGCGACTCCCGGGTGCCCCTCATGCAGGGCGCGTTGGACCGTCTGGTGGCCCGCGCCGCCGACCCGGACACCACCCGCCTGGCCACCCTGCACACGGCCCTGCGGAACGCCATGCTCCAGCGCAAGGGCATCCACCCCAACCTGGACTACCCGGCCGGTCTCGCCTACCACCTGATGGGCTTCGACATCCCGGCCTTCACCCCGATCTTCGTGATGAGCCGGATCACCGGCTGGACCGCCCACATCACCGAACAGCTCGCCCACAACGCGCTGATCCGGCCCCTCGCCTCCTACGCGGGACCGGGCCGGCGGGCGGTGCCGGTCAGCTCCTCGCCGGCGGCCCACAGCTGA
- the prpB gene encoding methylisocitrate lyase: MLHTRTTPADRRRVLRQRIAQDRLLMMPGALNPLSARLIQDTGFEAAYLSGAVLAADLGLPDIGLTTSTEIAARAQQTTRATDLPVLIDADTGFGEPMNAARTVQLMEDAGLAGLHLEDQVNPKRCGHLDGKSVVAREEMTRRIRAAVDARRDPDFLLMARTDARTIEGLDAAIDRAKAYVDAGADAIFPEALADEREFEAFRAAVDVPLLANMTEFGKSRLLDVHTLQNLGYDIALYPVTFFRLAMGAVEDGLRTLAAEGTQESLLPRMQTRSRLYELLGYADYAAFDSAVHDFTLPPGA; this comes from the coding sequence ATGCTGCACACCCGCACCACCCCCGCCGACCGCCGCCGCGTCCTGCGCCAACGGATCGCACAGGACCGGCTGTTGATGATGCCGGGCGCCCTCAACCCGCTGTCCGCCCGGCTGATCCAGGACACCGGCTTCGAGGCCGCCTACCTCTCCGGTGCCGTGCTCGCCGCCGACCTGGGCCTGCCCGACATCGGCCTGACCACGTCCACCGAGATCGCCGCCCGTGCCCAGCAGACCACCAGGGCGACCGACCTGCCCGTCCTGATCGACGCCGACACCGGCTTCGGCGAACCGATGAACGCCGCCCGCACGGTCCAGCTGATGGAGGACGCGGGCCTGGCCGGGCTGCACCTGGAGGACCAGGTCAACCCCAAGCGCTGCGGCCACCTCGACGGCAAGTCGGTCGTCGCCCGCGAGGAGATGACCCGCCGCATCCGGGCCGCCGTGGACGCCCGCCGCGACCCGGACTTCCTTCTCATGGCCCGCACCGACGCCCGCACCATCGAAGGGCTGGACGCGGCGATCGACCGTGCCAAGGCATACGTCGACGCGGGAGCCGACGCGATCTTTCCCGAAGCCCTCGCCGACGAGCGGGAGTTCGAGGCATTTCGCGCGGCGGTCGACGTGCCGCTGCTCGCCAACATGACCGAGTTCGGCAAGTCCCGCCTGCTGGACGTGCACACCCTTCAGAACCTCGGCTACGACATCGCGCTCTACCCCGTCACCTTCTTCCGCCTCGCCATGGGCGCCGTCGAGGACGGGCTGCGCACCCTGGCCGCCGAAGGCACCCAGGAGAGCCTGCTGCCCCGCATGCAGACCCGCTCCCGCCTCTACGAACTCCTCGGCTACGCGGACTACGCGGCCTTCGACTCGGCCGTCCACGACTTCACTCTGCCGCCCGGCGCCTGA
- a CDS encoding MmgE/PrpD family protein, translated as MIEHHVRVHPSADRLPREEQLAWKLAAVATGTEELAPDSAAMAVNRVIDNASVAVASLLRRPVAVARAQAAAHRVPRRGASVFGAPHRITPEWAAWANGTAVRELDYHDTYLAADYSHPGDNVPPLLAVAQHTGRTGADLLRGIVAAYEIHVALVKGICLHEHRVDHVAHLGAATACGLGALLRLPTETVYQAVQQTVHTTTATRQSRKGEISSWKAYAPAFAGKAAVEAVDRAMRGETSPSPIYEGEDGFLARMLDGPGSDYTVPLPAPGEPRRAILDTYTKEHSAEYQAQAIIDLARRLRDKVPLEKVRSVVLHTSHHTHHVIGSGAGDPQKYDPTASRETLDHSVPYILAVALEDGTWHHERSYAPERARRPETVALWRKITTVEDPEWTRRYHDPDPARRAFGGRAVITLEDGTVTEDELAVADAHPAGARPFDRAAYAGKFRTLAEGIVAPAAQDRFLTAAEHLAELSAPDLDGLFPAVDTRAVAEYDARLPKGLF; from the coding sequence GTGATCGAGCATCACGTCCGTGTCCACCCCAGCGCCGACCGCCTGCCCCGCGAGGAGCAGCTCGCCTGGAAGCTCGCCGCCGTGGCCACCGGCACCGAGGAGCTGGCCCCGGACAGCGCGGCCATGGCCGTCAACCGGGTGATCGACAACGCGTCGGTCGCGGTCGCCTCCCTGCTGCGCCGCCCGGTCGCCGTCGCCCGCGCCCAGGCCGCCGCCCACCGCGTGCCGCGGCGGGGCGCCTCCGTCTTCGGCGCCCCGCACCGGATCACCCCCGAGTGGGCCGCCTGGGCCAACGGCACGGCGGTGCGCGAACTCGACTACCACGACACCTACCTGGCGGCCGACTACTCCCACCCCGGCGACAACGTCCCGCCGCTGCTCGCCGTCGCCCAGCACACCGGCCGCACCGGCGCCGACCTGCTGCGCGGCATCGTCGCCGCCTACGAGATCCATGTCGCCCTGGTCAAGGGCATCTGCCTGCACGAGCACCGCGTCGACCATGTCGCCCACCTCGGCGCGGCCACCGCCTGCGGCCTGGGCGCCCTGCTGCGGCTGCCCACCGAGACGGTCTACCAGGCCGTCCAGCAGACCGTGCACACCACCACCGCGACCCGCCAGTCCCGCAAGGGCGAGATCTCCAGCTGGAAGGCGTACGCCCCCGCCTTCGCCGGAAAGGCCGCCGTCGAGGCCGTCGACCGGGCGATGCGCGGCGAGACCTCGCCGTCCCCGATCTACGAGGGCGAGGACGGCTTCCTGGCCCGGATGCTGGACGGCCCCGGGTCCGACTACACCGTGCCGCTGCCCGCACCGGGCGAGCCGCGCCGCGCGATCCTCGACACCTACACCAAGGAGCACTCCGCCGAGTACCAGGCCCAGGCGATCATCGACCTGGCCCGGCGGCTGCGCGACAAGGTCCCACTGGAGAAGGTGCGTTCGGTGGTGCTGCACACCAGCCACCACACCCATCACGTCATCGGCTCCGGCGCGGGCGACCCGCAGAAGTACGACCCGACGGCCAGCCGCGAGACCCTCGACCACTCGGTGCCGTACATCCTCGCGGTCGCCCTGGAGGACGGCACCTGGCACCACGAGCGCTCCTACGCTCCCGAGCGGGCGCGGCGCCCGGAGACGGTGGCGCTGTGGCGGAAGATCACCACCGTCGAGGACCCGGAGTGGACCCGCCGCTACCACGACCCCGACCCCGCGCGCCGGGCGTTCGGCGGGCGGGCCGTGATCACCCTGGAGGACGGCACGGTGACCGAGGACGAGCTGGCCGTCGCCGACGCCCACCCGGCCGGTGCCCGCCCCTTCGACCGCGCCGCCTACGCGGGCAAGTTCCGCACCCTCGCCGAGGGAATCGTCGCCCCCGCCGCCCAGGACCGCTTCCTCACCGCCGCCGAACACCTGGCCGAGCTGTCCGCCCCCGACCTGGACGGCCTCTTCCCCGCCGTCGACACCCGGGCCGTCGCGGAGTACGACGCACGTCTGCCGAAGGGCTTGTTCTGA
- a CDS encoding short-chain fatty acyl-CoA regulator family protein, which produces MARRTAGRKVYAHARLRRLRREHGMNQVDMARALGISTSYANQLEQSQRPLTAPVLLRIAEVFGVDTEFFSEAEGDRLATELRSALADEACGVPLPPEDEIAEAARAHPEVARALVALHRRYRDTAEQAAALATPGAGGGARLLPGEPHDEVRDFFYAHHNHFEPLDAEAERIAEDLALRPGRAAEPLVARLAERHGVRVVQAGPGRLADARRYDPASGLLFLSPWLSDGRRAFQLATQLALLEHGALLRQLADHAADLTSPESTALARIGLANYFAGALLMPYTAFHAAAEEVRYDIELLSARFGVGFETVCHRLSTLQRTGRRGVPFSFLRVDRAGNISKRQSATDFHFSRLGGTCPLWTVYEAFSAPGRILTQVAEMPDGKRYFWVARTITRGGFGHHAPRAEFAVALGCELRHAHRLVYAEGIALDDPRAATPIGLGCRICERRDCAQRARPPAGGHLAIDPDRRAYVPYPVETRTP; this is translated from the coding sequence ATGGCCCGGCGAACGGCCGGACGGAAGGTCTACGCCCACGCCAGGCTGCGCCGGCTGCGCCGCGAGCACGGCATGAACCAGGTCGACATGGCCCGCGCGCTCGGCATCTCCACCAGCTACGCCAACCAGCTCGAACAGAGCCAGCGCCCGCTGACCGCGCCCGTGCTGCTACGGATCGCCGAAGTCTTCGGCGTCGACACCGAGTTCTTCTCGGAGGCCGAGGGCGACCGCCTGGCGACCGAGCTGCGCTCCGCGCTGGCCGACGAGGCGTGCGGGGTGCCGCTGCCGCCCGAGGACGAGATCGCCGAGGCCGCCCGCGCCCACCCGGAGGTGGCGCGCGCCCTGGTGGCCCTGCACCGCCGCTACCGGGACACCGCCGAGCAGGCCGCCGCGCTGGCCACACCGGGCGCGGGCGGCGGCGCCCGGCTGCTGCCCGGCGAACCGCACGACGAGGTACGGGACTTCTTCTACGCGCACCACAACCACTTCGAGCCGCTGGACGCCGAGGCCGAGCGGATCGCCGAGGATCTGGCGCTGCGTCCGGGCCGGGCCGCCGAGCCGCTGGTGGCCCGGCTCGCCGAGCGGCACGGGGTACGGGTGGTGCAGGCGGGCCCGGGGCGCCTCGCCGACGCCCGCCGCTACGACCCCGCGTCCGGGCTGCTGTTCCTCTCCCCCTGGCTCAGCGACGGCCGCCGCGCCTTCCAGCTCGCCACCCAGCTCGCCCTGCTGGAGCACGGCGCGCTGCTCCGCCAACTCGCCGATCACGCGGCTGACTTGACCTCGCCCGAGTCCACCGCGCTGGCCCGCATCGGCCTCGCGAACTACTTCGCGGGCGCCCTGCTGATGCCGTACACCGCCTTCCACGCCGCGGCCGAGGAGGTGCGCTACGACATCGAGTTGCTGTCCGCCCGCTTCGGGGTCGGCTTCGAGACGGTCTGCCACCGGCTGAGCACCCTCCAGCGCACCGGGCGGCGGGGGGTGCCGTTCTCCTTCCTGCGGGTGGACCGGGCCGGCAACATCTCCAAACGGCAGTCGGCGACCGACTTCCACTTCTCCCGGCTCGGCGGCACCTGCCCGCTGTGGACGGTGTACGAGGCGTTCTCGGCGCCCGGCCGGATACTCACCCAGGTCGCCGAGATGCCGGACGGCAAGCGGTACTTCTGGGTCGCGCGGACCATCACGCGGGGCGGGTTCGGACATCACGCGCCGCGCGCCGAGTTCGCCGTCGCCCTCGGCTGCGAACTGCGCCACGCACACCGGCTCGTGTACGCCGAGGGCATCGCCCTGGACGACCCGCGCGCCGCGACCCCGATCGGCCTGGGCTGCCGGATCTGCGAGCGCCGCGACTGCGCCCAGCGGGCCCGTCCGCCGGCCGGCGGGCACCTCGCCATCGACCCGGACCGGCGCGCGTACGTGCCGTACCCGGTGGAGACCCGTACCCCATGA
- a CDS encoding histidine phosphatase family protein, which yields MTSRVLLVSPAMTPALRGARFYDGDSIEDLGAARARSAAGSLPAAARVVLSASTRCRETARALGLDAGAEASALRGVDVGRWRGRTLDEVTAAEPEALGHWLTDPEWAGHGGESVREVCARVAAWLDGAEDGRTVAVVEPEIVRAAVVQALGLPAGAFWRLDVVPLTATELSGRGGRWNLRLGGPLAAPEV from the coding sequence GTGACCAGCCGTGTCCTTCTCGTCTCCCCCGCCATGACCCCCGCGCTGCGGGGGGCCCGCTTCTACGACGGCGACTCGATCGAGGATCTCGGCGCGGCGCGGGCCCGTTCGGCGGCCGGGTCGCTGCCCGCTGCCGCCCGGGTGGTGCTCTCGGCGAGTACGCGCTGCCGGGAGACGGCGCGGGCCCTCGGTCTGGACGCCGGTGCGGAGGCGTCCGCGCTGCGGGGCGTGGACGTGGGCCGCTGGCGCGGTCGCACCCTCGACGAGGTGACGGCGGCCGAACCGGAGGCCCTCGGCCACTGGCTCACCGACCCCGAATGGGCGGGCCACGGCGGGGAGTCGGTGCGGGAGGTGTGCGCACGGGTCGCGGCGTGGCTGGACGGCGCGGAGGACGGCCGTACGGTGGCCGTGGTCGAGCCGGAGATCGTACGGGCCGCGGTCGTCCAGGCCTTGGGGCTGCCCGCGGGCGCGTTCTGGCGGCTGGACGTGGTGCCGCTGACGGCGACGGAGCTGAGCGGACGGGGCGGCCGGTGGAATCTGCGGCTCGGGGGGCCCTTGGCCGCACCGGAGGTGTGA
- a CDS encoding CbtA family protein, protein MEKRLILRGVIAGAVAGLLAFVFARIFAEPQITKAIDYESGRDAAQAVLDKAAGITAEAEGPDIFSRTIQANVGIGVGMVLFGVAMGALFAVAYAVCLGRVGKLRPRNLAMLVALGGFVGMYLVPFVKYPANPPAIGHPETIKDRGNLYLAMVVCSVVLLVAAVWLGKRLQPRFGNWNATLLAAGAYAVAIGIVMALLPSLGELSANVREYGHHATETPLPLTNSKGTIVYPGFPADVLASFRFYSVAAQALLWATLGLVFAPMAERLLDPAARAAAKPAPQQPEPVGAA, encoded by the coding sequence ATGGAAAAGAGACTCATCCTGCGCGGCGTCATCGCCGGCGCAGTCGCCGGGCTGCTCGCCTTCGTCTTCGCACGGATCTTCGCCGAGCCCCAGATCACCAAGGCGATCGACTACGAGAGCGGCCGCGACGCCGCACAGGCCGTCCTCGACAAGGCCGCCGGGATCACGGCCGAGGCCGAGGGCCCCGACATCTTCAGCCGGACGATCCAGGCCAACGTCGGCATCGGCGTGGGCATGGTCCTCTTCGGCGTCGCCATGGGCGCGCTCTTCGCCGTCGCCTACGCGGTCTGCCTCGGGCGGGTCGGCAAGCTGCGCCCGCGCAACCTCGCGATGCTGGTGGCGCTGGGCGGCTTCGTCGGCATGTACCTGGTGCCGTTCGTCAAGTACCCGGCCAACCCGCCGGCCATCGGCCACCCCGAGACGATCAAGGACCGGGGCAACCTGTACCTGGCCATGGTGGTCTGCTCGGTGGTCCTCCTCGTCGCCGCCGTCTGGCTCGGCAAACGCCTCCAGCCGCGCTTCGGCAACTGGAACGCCACGCTGCTCGCCGCCGGCGCCTATGCCGTGGCCATCGGCATCGTGATGGCGCTGCTGCCGTCGCTCGGCGAACTCTCCGCCAACGTACGGGAGTACGGCCACCACGCCACCGAGACCCCGCTGCCCCTGACCAACTCCAAGGGCACCATCGTCTACCCGGGCTTCCCGGCGGACGTCCTGGCCTCCTTCCGCTTCTACTCCGTCGCCGCCCAGGCCCTGCTCTGGGCGACCCTGGGCCTCGTCTTCGCCCCCATGGCCGAGCGGCTGCTCGACCCGGCGGCGCGGGCGGCCGCGAAACCGGCACCCCAGCAGCCGGAACCGGTCGGCGCCGCCTGA